Proteins from a genomic interval of Eriocheir sinensis breed Jianghai 21 chromosome 20, ASM2467909v1, whole genome shotgun sequence:
- the LOC127001312 gene encoding MAGE-like protein 2 isoform X25 → MQVIENSLYEPLPGPVTPAARQEQPGTVQVIENSLYEPLPGPMTPAARQEQPGTVQVIENSLYEPLPGPMTPAARQEQPGTVQVIENSLYEPLPGPMTPAARQEQPGTVQVIENSLYEPLPGPVTPAARQEQPGTVQVIENSLYEPLPGPVTPAARQEQPGTVQVMENSLYEPLPSPMTPAAYQEQPGTVQVVENSLYEPLPGPVTPAARQEQPGTVQVIENSLYEPLPGRVTPAARQEQPGTVQVIENSLCEPLPGPVTPAATQEQPGTVQVVENSLCESMPGPVTPAATQEQPGTVQVIENSLCEPLPGPVTPAATQEQPGTVQVIENSLCEPLPGPVTPAARQEQPGTVQVIENSLCEPLPGPLTPAASQEP, encoded by the exons ATGCAG GtcatcgagaacagcctgtatgaACCCCTGCCCGGCCCCGTGACCCCCGCCGCCCGCCAGGAACAGCCAGGGACGGTGCAGGtcatcgagaacagcctgtatgaACCCCTGCCCGGCCCCATGACCCCCGCCGCCCGCCAGGAACAGCCAGGGACAGTGCAGGTCATCGAGAACAGCCTCTATGAACCCCTGCCCGGCCCCATGACCCCCGCCGCCCGCCAGGAACAGCCAGGGACGGTGCAGGtcatcgagaacagcctgtatgaACCCCTGCCCGGCCCCATGACCCCCGCCGCCCGCCAGGAACAGCCAGGGACAGTGCAGGtcatcgagaacagcctgtatgaACCCCTGCCCGGCCCCGTGACCCCCGCCGCCCGCCAGGAACAGCCAGGGACAGTGCAGGtcatcgagaacagcctgtatgaACCCCTGCCCGGCCCCGTGACCCCCGCCGCCCGCCAGGAACAGCCAGGGACAGTGCAGGTCATGGAGAACAGCCTGTATGAACCCCTGCCCAGCCCCATGACCCCCGCCGCCTACCAGGAACAGCCAGGGACAGTGCAG GtcgtcgagaacagcctgtatgaACCCCTGCCCGGCCCCGTGACCCCCGCCGCCCGCCAGGAACAGCCAGGGACGGTGCAGGtcatcgagaacagcctgtatgaACCCCTGCCCGGCCGCGTGACCCCCGCCGCCCGCCAGGAACAGCCAGGGACGGTGCAG GTCATCGAAAACAGCCTGTGTGAACCCCTGCCCGGCCCCGTGACCCCCGCCGCCACCCAGGAACAGCCAGGGACGGTGCAG GTCGTCGAGAACAGCCTGTGTGAATCCATGCCCGGCCCCGTGACCCCCGCCGCCACCCAGGAACAGCCAGGGACGGTGCAG GTCATCGAAAACAGCCTGTGTGAACCCCTGCCCGGCCCCGTGACCCCCGCCGCCACCCAGGAACAGCCAGGGACGGTGCAGGTCATCGAAAACAGCCTGTGTGAACCCCTGCCCGGCCCCGTGACCCCCGCCGCCCGCCAGGAACAGCCAGGGACGGTGCAG GTCATCGAAAACAGCCTGTGTGAACCCCTGCCCGGCCCCTTGACCCCCGCCGCTAGCCAGGAACCGTAG
- the LOC127001312 gene encoding protein piccolo-like isoform X14 produces MQVIENSLYEPLPGPMTPATRQEQPGTVQVIENSLYEPLPGPVTPAARQEQPGTVQVIENSLYEPLPGPMTPAARQEQPGTVQVIENSLYEPLPGPMTPAARQEQPGTVQVIENSLYEPLPGPMTPAARQEQPGTVQVIENSLYEPLPGPVTPAARQEQPGTVQVIENSLYEPLPGPVTPAARQEQPGTVQVMENSLYEPLPSPMTPAAYQEQPGTVQVVENSLYEPLPGPVTPAARQEQPGTVQVIENSLYEPLPGRVTPAARQEQPGTVQVIENSLCEPLPGPVTPAATQEQPGTVQVVENSLCESMPGPVTPAATQEQPGTVQVIENSLCEPLPGPVTPAATQEQPGTVQVIENSLCEPLPGPVTPAARQEQPGTVQVIENSLCEPLPGPLTPAASQEP; encoded by the exons ATGCAGGtcatcgagaacagcctgtatgaACCCCTGCCCGGCCCCATGACCCCCGCCACCCGCCAGGAACAGCCAGGGACGGTGCAGGtcatcgagaacagcctgtatgaACCCCTGCCCGGCCCCGTGACCCCCGCCGCCCGCCAGGAACAGCCAGGGACGGTGCAGGtcatcgagaacagcctgtatgaACCCCTGCCCGGCCCCATGACCCCCGCCGCCCGCCAGGAACAGCCAGGGACAGTGCAGGTCATCGAGAACAGCCTCTATGAACCCCTGCCCGGCCCCATGACCCCCGCCGCCCGCCAGGAACAGCCAGGGACGGTGCAGGtcatcgagaacagcctgtatgaACCCCTGCCCGGCCCCATGACCCCCGCCGCCCGCCAGGAACAGCCAGGGACAGTGCAGGtcatcgagaacagcctgtatgaACCCCTGCCCGGCCCCGTGACCCCCGCCGCCCGCCAGGAACAGCCAGGGACAGTGCAGGtcatcgagaacagcctgtatgaACCCCTGCCCGGCCCCGTGACCCCCGCCGCCCGCCAGGAACAGCCAGGGACAGTGCAGGTCATGGAGAACAGCCTGTATGAACCCCTGCCCAGCCCCATGACCCCCGCCGCCTACCAGGAACAGCCAGGGACAGTGCAG GtcgtcgagaacagcctgtatgaACCCCTGCCCGGCCCCGTGACCCCCGCCGCCCGCCAGGAACAGCCAGGGACGGTGCAGGtcatcgagaacagcctgtatgaACCCCTGCCCGGCCGCGTGACCCCCGCCGCCCGCCAGGAACAGCCAGGGACGGTGCAG GTCATCGAAAACAGCCTGTGTGAACCCCTGCCCGGCCCCGTGACCCCCGCCGCCACCCAGGAACAGCCAGGGACGGTGCAG GTCGTCGAGAACAGCCTGTGTGAATCCATGCCCGGCCCCGTGACCCCCGCCGCCACCCAGGAACAGCCAGGGACGGTGCAG GTCATCGAAAACAGCCTGTGTGAACCCCTGCCCGGCCCCGTGACCCCCGCCGCCACCCAGGAACAGCCAGGGACGGTGCAGGTCATCGAAAACAGCCTGTGTGAACCCCTGCCCGGCCCCGTGACCCCCGCCGCCCGCCAGGAACAGCCAGGGACGGTGCAG GTCATCGAAAACAGCCTGTGTGAACCCCTGCCCGGCCCCTTGACCCCCGCCGCTAGCCAGGAACCGTAG
- the LOC127001312 gene encoding MAGE-like protein 2 isoform X37, protein MQVIENSLYEPLPGPMTPAARQEQPGTVQVIENSLYEPLPGPMTPAARQEQPGTVQVIENSLYEPLPGPMTPAARQEQPGTVQVIENSLYEPLPGPVTPAARQEQPGTVQVIENSLYEPLPGPVTPAARQEQPGTVQVMENSLYEPLPSPMTPAAYQEQPGTVQVVENSLYEPLPGPVTPAARQEQPGTVQVIENSLYEPLPGRVTPAARQEQPGTVQVIENSLCEPLPGPVTPAATQEQPGTVQVVENSLCESMPGPVTPAATQEQPGTVQVIENSLCEPLPGPVTPAATQEQPGTVQVIENSLCEPLPGPVTPAARQEQPGTVQVIENSLCEPLPGPLTPAASQEP, encoded by the exons ATGCAG GtcatcgagaacagcctgtatgaACCCCTGCCCGGCCCCATGACCCCCGCCGCCCGCCAGGAACAGCCAGGGACAGTGCAGGTCATCGAGAACAGCCTCTATGAACCCCTGCCCGGCCCCATGACCCCCGCCGCCCGCCAGGAACAGCCAGGGACGGTGCAGGtcatcgagaacagcctgtatgaACCCCTGCCCGGCCCCATGACCCCCGCCGCCCGCCAGGAACAGCCAGGGACAGTGCAGGtcatcgagaacagcctgtatgaACCCCTGCCCGGCCCCGTGACCCCCGCCGCCCGCCAGGAACAGCCAGGGACAGTGCAGGtcatcgagaacagcctgtatgaACCCCTGCCCGGCCCCGTGACCCCCGCCGCCCGCCAGGAACAGCCAGGGACAGTGCAGGTCATGGAGAACAGCCTGTATGAACCCCTGCCCAGCCCCATGACCCCCGCCGCCTACCAGGAACAGCCAGGGACAGTGCAG GtcgtcgagaacagcctgtatgaACCCCTGCCCGGCCCCGTGACCCCCGCCGCCCGCCAGGAACAGCCAGGGACGGTGCAGGtcatcgagaacagcctgtatgaACCCCTGCCCGGCCGCGTGACCCCCGCCGCCCGCCAGGAACAGCCAGGGACGGTGCAG GTCATCGAAAACAGCCTGTGTGAACCCCTGCCCGGCCCCGTGACCCCCGCCGCCACCCAGGAACAGCCAGGGACGGTGCAG GTCGTCGAGAACAGCCTGTGTGAATCCATGCCCGGCCCCGTGACCCCCGCCGCCACCCAGGAACAGCCAGGGACGGTGCAG GTCATCGAAAACAGCCTGTGTGAACCCCTGCCCGGCCCCGTGACCCCCGCCGCCACCCAGGAACAGCCAGGGACGGTGCAGGTCATCGAAAACAGCCTGTGTGAACCCCTGCCCGGCCCCGTGACCCCCGCCGCCCGCCAGGAACAGCCAGGGACGGTGCAG GTCATCGAAAACAGCCTGTGTGAACCCCTGCCCGGCCCCTTGACCCCCGCCGCTAGCCAGGAACCGTAG
- the LOC127001312 gene encoding uncharacterized protein LOC127001312 isoform X27: MAGRVAVVVLLVVVFVGALCFSSAKDCFDPDVVVKEGEEKIIYQKNETQPRNATSISLYVKPGDDFEQVCIKVEDETLKEKAEECLSVAECNLNSTTWNLLEVGAEVVKDDCSGKHCRVKFNLTGDGCSKMEKTLYRSENITRLTVFADDASKWLLNGPPDPCPDTTTENPSSGWPSTSNTTTGNPSSGSPSTTVLTVIIVVILAAAVVGVIIWKRQRKLSGPQRVLRSIQLTSRRDTDTGYSGQVVENSLYEPLPGPVTPAARQEQPGTVQVVENSLCESMPGPVTPAATQEQPGTVQVIENSLCEPLPGPVTPAATQEQPGTVQVIENSLCEPLPGPVTPAARQEQPGTVQVIENSLCEPLPGPLTPAASQEP; this comes from the exons atggcgggacgCGTGGCTGTGGTTGTCCTGCTCGTTGTGGTCTTCGTGGGCGCCCTCTGCTTCTCCTCCGCCAAGGACTGCTTCGACCCTGACGTAgtcgtgaaggagggagaagaaaaaataatctaTCAGAAGAATGAAACGCAACCACGAAACGCCACGTCGATATCGTTGTATGTGAAGCCGGGAGATGACTTTGAGCAAGTCTGCATCAAGGTAGAAGACGAAACGCTTAAAGAAAAAGCTGAGGAATGTCTTTCTGTCGCAGAATGTAACTTGAACAGTACCACGTGGAATCTATTGGAAGTGGGAGCAGAAGTTGTAAAAGATGATTGTTCCGGAAAACACTGCAGGGTCAAATTCAATCTGACAGGCGACGGTTGTAGCAAGATGGAAAAGACACTTTACAGGTCGGAGAACATTACACGCCTGACGGTTTTTGCTGATGACGCCTCCAAATGGCTACTCAACGGCCCACCAGACCCATGCCCTGACACCACCACGGAGAACCCTTCCTCTGGCTGGCCGTCCACATCTAACACCACCACGGGGAACCCTTCCTCTGGCTCGCCGTCCACAACTGTACTGACTGTGATAATTGTGGTGAtactggcggcggcggtggtaggTGTGATCATCTGGAAGCGGCAGCGGAAACTCTCGGGCCCAC AAAGAGTGTTGAGGTCCATTCAGTTGACCAGCCGCCGAGATACAGACACAGGATATTCTGGGCAGGtcgtcgagaacagcctgtatgaACCCCTGCCCGGCCCCGTGACCCCCGCCGCCCGCCAGGAACAGCCAGGGACGGTGCAG GTCGTCGAGAACAGCCTGTGTGAATCCATGCCCGGCCCCGTGACCCCCGCCGCCACCCAGGAACAGCCAGGGACGGTGCAG GTCATCGAAAACAGCCTGTGTGAACCCCTGCCCGGCCCCGTGACCCCCGCCGCCACCCAGGAACAGCCAGGGACGGTGCAGGTCATCGAAAACAGCCTGTGTGAACCCCTGCCCGGCCCCGTGACCCCCGCCGCCCGCCAGGAACAGCCAGGGACGGTGCAG GTCATCGAAAACAGCCTGTGTGAACCCCTGCCCGGCCCCTTGACCCCCGCCGCTAGCCAGGAACCGTAG
- the LOC127001312 gene encoding mucin-12-like isoform X3 translates to MFFFFLFLLPHHHLLPLAPVFLPLSSLSFASRERERERERERERRMISASVGLFPFGTHTHALVMAGRIAVVVLLAAVFVGALGLASAKDCFEPDEVMKEGEDMVICQKDEAQPQNAMSTSLYVKPGGDFVAICVKVENETLGKEEDACLSVRDCNLSSTMWHLMEVKAKVLGGESSPPFKVKFNLTFDGCFKTKDIAYKSDNITCLTVTADGKSEWLLNGTANPCPNTIMERSSSESPSTSDTTANSSTGSPSTSDTTANSSTGSPSTSDTTANSSTGSPSTSDTTANSSTGSPSTSDTTANSSTGSPSTSDTTTNSSTGSPSTSDTTANSSTGSPSTSDTTANSSTGSPSTSDTTMENPSTGSPSTSGTTMESPSSGSPSKAVLTVVIMAIVAAVVVTAVVIWKRQRRTPQTVLRSIQSTGRRGVGTRDSGQVVENSLCESMPGPVTPAARQEQPGTVQVIENSLCEPLPGPVTPAARQEQPGTVQVIENSLCEPLPGPLTPAASQEP, encoded by the exons atgttctttttttttctttttcttcttcctcatcatcatctccttcctcttgctcctgtttttcttcctctgtcttctctttcttttgcttcgagagagagagagagagagagagagagagagagagagagacgcatgatATCTGCATCCGTGGGTCTTTTTCCATTTGGTACTCACACGCACGCACTGGTGATGGCTGGACGCATAGCTGTGGTTGTCCTGCTCGCTGCGGTCTTCGTGGGCGCCCTCGGCCTCGCCTCCGCCAAGGACTGCTTCGAGCCTGATGAAGtcatgaaggagggagaagatatgGTAATCTGTCAGAAGGATGAAGCTCAACCACAAAATGCTATGTCGACATCATTGTATGTGAAGCCAGGAGGTGACTTTGTGGCTATCTGCGTCAAGGTGGAGAATGAAACGcttggaaaagaagaggatgcatGTCTTTCTGTCCGAGACTGTAACCTGAGCAGTACCATGTGGCATTTGATGGAGGTGAAAGCAAAGGTCTTGGGTGGAGAATCTTCCCCACCCTTCAAAGTCAAATTCAATCTGACATTCGACGGTTGTTTCAAGACGAAAGATATTGCATACAAGTCGGATAACATTACATGCCTGACGGTTACTGCTGATGGCAAATCCGAATGGCTACTCAACGGCACAGCAAACCCATGCCCTAACACCATCATGGAGAGATCTTCCTCTGAGTCGCCGTCCACATCTGACACCACCGCGAACTCCTCCACTGGCTCCCCGTCCACATCTGACACCACCGCGAACTCCTCCACTGGCTCCCCGTCCACATCTGACACCACCGCGAACTCCTCCACTGGCTCCCCGTCCACGTCTGACACCACCGCGAACTCCTCCACTGGCTCCCCGTCCACATCTGACACCACCGCGAACTCCTCCACTGGCTCCCCGTCCACGTCTGACACCACCACGAACTCCTCCACTGGCTCCCCGTCCACATCTGACACCACCGCGAACTCCTCCACTGGCTCCCCGTCCACATCTGACACCACCGCGAACTCCTCCACTGGCTCCCCGTCCACATCTGACACCACCATGGAGAACCCTTCCACTGGCTCCCCGTCCACATCTGGCACCACCATGGAGAGCCCTTCCTCCGGCTCGCCATCCAAGGCCGTATTGACGGTGGTGATAATGGCgatagtggcggcggtggtggtgacagctGTGGTCATTTGGAAGCGTCAGCGGAGGACCCCAC AAACAGTGTTGAGGTCCATTCAGTCGACCGGCCGCCGAGGTGTAGGCACAAGGGATTCTGGGCAGGTCGTCGAGAACAGCCTATGTGAATCCATGCCCGGCCCCGTGACCCCCGCCGCCCGCCAGGAACAGCCAGGGACGGTGCAG GTCATCGAAAACAGCCTGTGTGAACCCCTGCCCGGCCCCGTGACCCCCGCCGCCCGCCAGGAACAGCCAGGGACGGTGCAG GTCATCGAAAACAGCCTGTGTGAACCCCTGCCCGGCCCCTTGACCCCCGCCGCTAGCCAGGAACCGTAG
- the LOC127001312 gene encoding mucin-12-like isoform X1 — protein sequence MFFFFLFLLPHHHLLPLAPVFLPLSSLSFASRERERERERERERRMISASVGLFPFGTHTHALVMAGRIAVVVLLAAVFVGALGLASAKDCFEPDEVMKEGEDMVICQKDEAQPQNAMSTSLYVKPGGDFVAICVKVENETLGKEEDACLSVRDCNLSSTMWHLMEVKAKVLGGESSPPFKVKFNLTFDGCFKTKDIAYKSDNITCLTVTADGKSEWLLNGTANPCPNTIMERSSSESPSTSDTTANSSTGSPSTSDTTANSSTGSPSTSDTTANSSTGSPSTSDTTANSSTGSPSTSDTTANSSTGSPSTSDTTTNSSTGSPSTSDTTANSSTGSPSTSDTTANSSTGSPSTSDTTMENPSTGSPSTSGTTMESPSSGSPSKAVLTVVIMAIVAAVVVTAVVIWKRQRRTPQTVLRSIQSTGRRGVGTRDSGQVVENSLCESMPGPVTPAATQEQPGTVQVIENSLCEPLPGPVTPAATQEQPGTVQVIENSLCEPLPGPVTPAARQEQPGTVQVIENSLCEPLPGPLTPAASQEP from the exons atgttctttttttttctttttcttcttcctcatcatcatctccttcctcttgctcctgtttttcttcctctgtcttctctttcttttgcttcgagagagagagagagagagagagagagagagagagagagacgcatgatATCTGCATCCGTGGGTCTTTTTCCATTTGGTACTCACACGCACGCACTGGTGATGGCTGGACGCATAGCTGTGGTTGTCCTGCTCGCTGCGGTCTTCGTGGGCGCCCTCGGCCTCGCCTCCGCCAAGGACTGCTTCGAGCCTGATGAAGtcatgaaggagggagaagatatgGTAATCTGTCAGAAGGATGAAGCTCAACCACAAAATGCTATGTCGACATCATTGTATGTGAAGCCAGGAGGTGACTTTGTGGCTATCTGCGTCAAGGTGGAGAATGAAACGcttggaaaagaagaggatgcatGTCTTTCTGTCCGAGACTGTAACCTGAGCAGTACCATGTGGCATTTGATGGAGGTGAAAGCAAAGGTCTTGGGTGGAGAATCTTCCCCACCCTTCAAAGTCAAATTCAATCTGACATTCGACGGTTGTTTCAAGACGAAAGATATTGCATACAAGTCGGATAACATTACATGCCTGACGGTTACTGCTGATGGCAAATCCGAATGGCTACTCAACGGCACAGCAAACCCATGCCCTAACACCATCATGGAGAGATCTTCCTCTGAGTCGCCGTCCACATCTGACACCACCGCGAACTCCTCCACTGGCTCCCCGTCCACATCTGACACCACCGCGAACTCCTCCACTGGCTCCCCGTCCACATCTGACACCACCGCGAACTCCTCCACTGGCTCCCCGTCCACGTCTGACACCACCGCGAACTCCTCCACTGGCTCCCCGTCCACATCTGACACCACCGCGAACTCCTCCACTGGCTCCCCGTCCACGTCTGACACCACCACGAACTCCTCCACTGGCTCCCCGTCCACATCTGACACCACCGCGAACTCCTCCACTGGCTCCCCGTCCACATCTGACACCACCGCGAACTCCTCCACTGGCTCCCCGTCCACATCTGACACCACCATGGAGAACCCTTCCACTGGCTCCCCGTCCACATCTGGCACCACCATGGAGAGCCCTTCCTCCGGCTCGCCATCCAAGGCCGTATTGACGGTGGTGATAATGGCgatagtggcggcggtggtggtgacagctGTGGTCATTTGGAAGCGTCAGCGGAGGACCCCAC AAACAGTGTTGAGGTCCATTCAGTCGACCGGCCGCCGAGGTGTAGGCACAAGGGATTCTGGGCAG GTCGTCGAGAACAGCCTGTGTGAATCCATGCCCGGCCCCGTGACCCCCGCCGCCACCCAGGAACAGCCAGGGACGGTGCAG GTCATCGAAAACAGCCTGTGTGAACCCCTGCCCGGCCCCGTGACCCCCGCCGCCACCCAGGAACAGCCAGGGACGGTGCAGGTCATCGAAAACAGCCTGTGTGAACCCCTGCCCGGCCCCGTGACCCCCGCCGCCCGCCAGGAACAGCCAGGGACGGTGCAG GTCATCGAAAACAGCCTGTGTGAACCCCTGCCCGGCCCCTTGACCCCCGCCGCTAGCCAGGAACCGTAG
- the LOC127001312 gene encoding mucin-12-like isoform X2 encodes MFFFFLFLLPHHHLLPLAPVFLPLSSLSFASRERERERERERERRMISASVGLFPFGTHTHALVMAGRIAVVVLLAAVFVGALGLASAKDCFEPDEVMKEGEDMVICQKDEAQPQNAMSTSLYVKPGGDFVAICVKVENETLGKEEDACLSVRDCNLSSTMWHLMEVKAKVLGGESSPPFKVKFNLTFDGCFKTKDIAYKSDNITCLTVTADGKSEWLLNGTANPCPNTIMERSSSESPSTSDTTANSSTGSPSTSDTTANSSTGSPSTSDTTANSSTGSPSTSDTTANSSTGSPSTSDTTANSSTGSPSTSDTTTNSSTGSPSTSDTTANSSTGSPSTSDTTANSSTGSPSTSDTTMENPSTGSPSTSGTTMESPSSGSPSKAVLTVVIMAIVAAVVVTAVVIWKRQRRTPQTVLRSIQSTGRRGVGTRDSGQVVENSLCESMPGPVTPAATQEQPGTVQVIENSLCEPLPGPVTPAARQEQPGTVQVIENSLCEPLPGPLTPAASQEP; translated from the exons atgttctttttttttctttttcttcttcctcatcatcatctccttcctcttgctcctgtttttcttcctctgtcttctctttcttttgcttcgagagagagagagagagagagagagagagagagagagagacgcatgatATCTGCATCCGTGGGTCTTTTTCCATTTGGTACTCACACGCACGCACTGGTGATGGCTGGACGCATAGCTGTGGTTGTCCTGCTCGCTGCGGTCTTCGTGGGCGCCCTCGGCCTCGCCTCCGCCAAGGACTGCTTCGAGCCTGATGAAGtcatgaaggagggagaagatatgGTAATCTGTCAGAAGGATGAAGCTCAACCACAAAATGCTATGTCGACATCATTGTATGTGAAGCCAGGAGGTGACTTTGTGGCTATCTGCGTCAAGGTGGAGAATGAAACGcttggaaaagaagaggatgcatGTCTTTCTGTCCGAGACTGTAACCTGAGCAGTACCATGTGGCATTTGATGGAGGTGAAAGCAAAGGTCTTGGGTGGAGAATCTTCCCCACCCTTCAAAGTCAAATTCAATCTGACATTCGACGGTTGTTTCAAGACGAAAGATATTGCATACAAGTCGGATAACATTACATGCCTGACGGTTACTGCTGATGGCAAATCCGAATGGCTACTCAACGGCACAGCAAACCCATGCCCTAACACCATCATGGAGAGATCTTCCTCTGAGTCGCCGTCCACATCTGACACCACCGCGAACTCCTCCACTGGCTCCCCGTCCACATCTGACACCACCGCGAACTCCTCCACTGGCTCCCCGTCCACATCTGACACCACCGCGAACTCCTCCACTGGCTCCCCGTCCACGTCTGACACCACCGCGAACTCCTCCACTGGCTCCCCGTCCACATCTGACACCACCGCGAACTCCTCCACTGGCTCCCCGTCCACGTCTGACACCACCACGAACTCCTCCACTGGCTCCCCGTCCACATCTGACACCACCGCGAACTCCTCCACTGGCTCCCCGTCCACATCTGACACCACCGCGAACTCCTCCACTGGCTCCCCGTCCACATCTGACACCACCATGGAGAACCCTTCCACTGGCTCCCCGTCCACATCTGGCACCACCATGGAGAGCCCTTCCTCCGGCTCGCCATCCAAGGCCGTATTGACGGTGGTGATAATGGCgatagtggcggcggtggtggtgacagctGTGGTCATTTGGAAGCGTCAGCGGAGGACCCCAC AAACAGTGTTGAGGTCCATTCAGTCGACCGGCCGCCGAGGTGTAGGCACAAGGGATTCTGGGCAG GTCGTCGAGAACAGCCTGTGTGAATCCATGCCCGGCCCCGTGACCCCCGCCGCCACCCAGGAACAGCCAGGGACGGTGCAG GTCATCGAAAACAGCCTGTGTGAACCCCTGCCCGGCCCCGTGACCCCCGCCGCCCGCCAGGAACAGCCAGGGACGGTGCAG GTCATCGAAAACAGCCTGTGTGAACCCCTGCCCGGCCCCTTGACCCCCGCCGCTAGCCAGGAACCGTAG